Genomic segment of Thiobacillus sp.:
GGGCCTTTTCCGGCTCGGAGAAGGCCAGGGCGCCGCCGCAGCAGGTCACCTTCTGGTCGTACTTCACCGCTTCGCCGCCCACGGTCTCGATAAGCTTGTCCAGGTACATGGGGTTCTCGAAGGACTCGCCGGCGATGCCGAAGGGCCGGTTGGTCTGGCAGCCTACGTAGCCGGCGAACTTCATGCCGTCCAGGGGCTTCTTCACGGGCTTCTTCAGCTCGTCGTAGCCCAGGTCCTCGATGAGCACCTCCACCATGTGGCGCACCTCGGGGATGACCTTGATCCGCAGGCCGGCCTCTTTGAGGGCTTCCTGGGTGTCGGCCATGAGGCTGGAGCTGTGCTCCAGGCGCTCCTTGGACTCCCGGGAACCCAGCCAGCAGGCGGCGCAGGTGGCGACGATGTCCTGGCCCGGCAGGTTGGTCTCGGCCAGGGCGAAGTTGCGGGCGTTCATCACGTGCCGGGGCAGTTCCCCCGCCTCGGCGTAGCTCACGGACGCGCCGCAGCAGTTCCAGTCCGGAATCTCGGTCATCTTGATGTCCAGGGTCTTGCACATGGACTCCACGCTGACCAGGTAGTTGGAAGCCGACGCGCCCTTCTGGGACGAGCAGCCGGGGTAGAAAGCGTATTCCTTGCGTGCCATCTTCTTTCTCTCCTTAAGCCGCCGTTATTCCGAACGGCCCTTGCGCTTGGCTTCCAGCTCGTTGGCCTTGGCCAGCATCTTGTGGATGCCGTTCACATCCTTGCACTTGTGGCCTAGCCCCAAGGCTTCCAGGGGATTCAGGCGACCGGCCTTCACCAGGCCCAGGGCCACGTCCTTCATCTCCATGCCCTTCTTGATGCCGGCACCGACGCCATCCTTGAAGTACAGGCTCTGGGTGAGTTGCACCTCGTTGACGCGGCCATACTTGGTGGCGTTGTTCCAGAAGGTCTTGGACAGGTGCATGGTGGGCTGGTTCTTGGGGGCCCGGCCGATCTTGTAGGCATACTCGGCGATGCCGTGCATGACATGGGTGACGGGCACCTTGCGGGGGCAGCGCACGTAGCAGTTGTAGCAGGACGTGCACATGTACATGCCGTTGGCGTTCAGCACTTCCTCGCGCTTGCCGGCCCGGATCATCATGAAGATTTCCTGGGGCGGGTGGTCCCAGCCGGAGTGGAAGTTGGTGGGGCAGGAACCGGAACACAGGCCGCACTGCATGCACATCTTCACCCACTCGCCCATCTCCGCCTGCTCTTCAATCTCCTTGAGGAAATTGTTCTTGTAGCGGTCGGCCATTTGGCTGTTCAAATCGCTCATCTCACGCTCCTCACAGGTCCTTGAAGGGCGACATGCCCATTTCTTTAACCCTGGCCGCATAGTCGTTGATCTTCCGCGGCAGGGTGGCTATGTCGGTGATCGCCACTTCCAGGTCCATCAGGCGATCCTGTTCCAGGTTCATGCTCTTCAGGGTGTCGTACACCTTGGACATGCGGTAGCGGCCCAGCTCGGAACCCTTCACGAAATGGCACTGGTATTCCTCGCCGTGCTTGCAGCCCATGAGCATGACGCCGTCATAGCCGCCGTTGAGGGCGTCGGTGATCCACACCGTGTTCACGGAACCCAGGCAGCGCACCGGGATCACGCGCACGAAGGGGTCGTACTCGTGGCGGTTCAGGCCGGCCATGTCCAGGGCCGGGTAGGCGTCGTTCTCGCAGGCCAGCACCAGGATGCGGGGCTTCTCGGAGAACTCGTCCGGCACATCCACGGCCTTGATCTGGGCGCCCACGGTGTTGACGGAGTAGTTCTCGAAGGAGATCACGCGCACCGGGCAGGCGCCCATGCAGGTGCCGCAACGGCGGCAGCGGGACTCGTTGAACAGGGGGAAGCGCTTCTCGTCCTCGTCGATGGCGCCGAAGGGGCATTCCACCGTGCAGCGCTTGCACTGGGTGCAACCTTCCAGACGGGCCGTGGGGAAGGACAGGTCGCCTGCCCGGGGATGGGCGGCCTTGCCCAGGCCGGCGTTTTCCACCGCCTGGATGGCCTTCATGGCGGCGCCCGTGGCATCTTCCTGGGCTTGCAGGATGTCCATGGGACGGCGCACCGGGCCGGCGGCGTAGATGGCCGTGCGGCGGGTCTCGTAGGGGAAGCAGATGAAGTGGCTGTCGTTGAAGCCGTGCTTGAACTGGGGCATGTCCGGGCCTTGCCGGTAGTCCAGCTTCAGGATGGAGCTGTCCAGCATCTGCACCACCTTGGCCTTTTCCGCCTCGCCACCGCCCTCGGCGGCGCGGTTGGCCTCGGCCAGGGCATCCAGGTCGGGGCCGGAATTGGGCACCGCGCCCGTGGCCAGTACCACCAGATCCGCCTCTGCTGCGGTGTTCTCGTTCAGGATCAGGTCCTTGAACTTGACGGTGCAGCTGTTGCCGTTGGCCACCACCTCGGACACCACGCCCTTGGAGAAGATCACGCCCCGGTTCTGGGCGGAACGGTAGAAGTCCTCGCCGTTGCCGGGGGTGCGCAGGTCGGTGAACAGCACCACGGTGTCGATGTCCGGGTTACTGTCCTTGAAGTAGGTGGCCTGCTTGATGCTGGTGTTGCAGCAGTAGCCGGAGCAGTACTGCAGGTGCTCGCCGGTACTGTCGCGCTGGCCGGCGCACTGCACGAACACCACGGACTTCACTTCCTTGCCGTCGGAGGGGCGGC
This window contains:
- a CDS encoding hydrogenase iron-sulfur subunit, whose product is MAEMKTAAYICKGCELGARLDTAALVKVATKDGKMAVVREHDFLCSADGVATIQNDIDNEGVTHVAIAACSRRAKTEAFNFTTVAMSRGNLREGVIWIRPDTDEARETTQEMAEDYVRMACAEVKAMQVPGGNQKTGTIKTILVVGGGVSGMTSALEASKAGYKVVLVEKTGALGGWAAKLYKRVPTREPFKAPEDNGVADMVARIDADANIKVYLNATLAKTSGAPGRFKAEIAIESGSVVAEDVGSIIQASGFSLYDANKLPHLGYGKSPNVVDQAGLEALAKEAAAAGKPICRPSDGKEVKSVVFVQCAGQRDSTGEHLQYCSGYCCNTSIKQATYFKDSNPDIDTVVLFTDLRTPGNGEDFYRSAQNRGVIFSKGVVSEVVANGNSCTVKFKDLILNENTAAEADLVVLATGAVPNSGPDLDALAEANRAAEGGGEAEKAKVVQMLDSSILKLDYRQGPDMPQFKHGFNDSHFICFPYETRRTAIYAAGPVRRPMDILQAQEDATGAAMKAIQAVENAGLGKAAHPRAGDLSFPTARLEGCTQCKRCTVECPFGAIDEDEKRFPLFNESRCRRCGTCMGACPVRVISFENYSVNTVGAQIKAVDVPDEFSEKPRILVLACENDAYPALDMAGLNRHEYDPFVRVIPVRCLGSVNTVWITDALNGGYDGVMLMGCKHGEEYQCHFVKGSELGRYRMSKVYDTLKSMNLEQDRLMDLEVAITDIATLPRKINDYAARVKEMGMSPFKDL
- a CDS encoding 4Fe-4S dicluster domain-containing protein translates to MSDLNSQMADRYKNNFLKEIEEQAEMGEWVKMCMQCGLCSGSCPTNFHSGWDHPPQEIFMMIRAGKREEVLNANGMYMCTSCYNCYVRCPRKVPVTHVMHGIAEYAYKIGRAPKNQPTMHLSKTFWNNATKYGRVNEVQLTQSLYFKDGVGAGIKKGMEMKDVALGLVKAGRLNPLEALGLGHKCKDVNGIHKMLAKANELEAKRKGRSE
- a CDS encoding CoB--CoM heterodisulfide reductase iron-sulfur subunit B family protein; this translates as MARKEYAFYPGCSSQKGASASNYLVSVESMCKTLDIKMTEIPDWNCCGASVSYAEAGELPRHVMNARNFALAETNLPGQDIVATCAACWLGSRESKERLEHSSSLMADTQEALKEAGLRIKVIPEVRHMVEVLIEDLGYDELKKPVKKPLDGMKFAGYVGCQTNRPFGIAGESFENPMYLDKLIETVGGEAVKYDQKVTCCGGALAFSEPEKAQGQIKDIIEAAYDGGAEMIVTPCPLCQANVEVYQGQINKRYGTKFDIPVLYYSQLMTLAYGGSAKDAGLNGNVVRARKLEEFAGK